The proteins below are encoded in one region of Apium graveolens cultivar Ventura chromosome 4, ASM990537v1, whole genome shotgun sequence:
- the LOC141718168 gene encoding sister chromatid cohesion protein PDS5 homolog C-like, with product MSTTLKQVNLQIQLEAAGKNLLGFSSVAILFIHVFQRVEGLLSEVGQTPSRWMKDALEPTMKALVSDKLLKHSDFYVRVAVASCMSELIRITVPDTPYNDTVQMKDVFNLIVLVLGLLSSEDARRYDKGLRILSNMTNMRAAVLMVDNLIPKMFRVFLNSIR from the exons ATGTCAACAACTTTGAAGCAGGTAAATCTTCAAATCCAGCTCGAAGCTGCTGGAAAAAACCTGTTAGGCTTCTCGTCAGTTGCCA TTCTATTTATTCATGTCTTCCAGCGAGTAGAAGGACTTTTATCTGAGGTTGGGCAGACACCTTCCAGGTGGATGAAAGACGCACTTGAACCCACAATGAAAGCATTAGTTTCTGATAAGTTGTTAAAGCATTCTGATTTTTATGTGAGAGTGGCAGTTGCATCTTGTATGAGTGAGCTTATAAGAATTACTGTCCCTGACACACCTTATAATGATACTGTTCAAATGAAG GACGTTTTCAATCTGATAGTATTGGTACTTGGCCTGTTGTCTAGCGAAGATGCCCGCAGGTATGACAAGGGCCTTCGTATTCTTAGCAATATGACAAATATGAGAGCAGCAGTGCTGATGGTGGACAATTTGATTCCCAAGATGTTTAGGGTGTTCCTGAATTCCATTAGGTAA